Proteins encoded by one window of Pseudonocardia sp. HH130629-09:
- a CDS encoding MarR family winged helix-turn-helix transcriptional regulator, whose translation MPEPDFPSDLVDAFWAVARRLRHTSAERLADWGLSPSQARALMVLARHGEMRPGELAGHLRIAPRSATEVVDALAGLGMVERAADPADRRAVLLRLTVDGAATAGAIRAGRADEAQQFFGRLGDHDRAELARILGTLRDEVHRDAHRGPGCAPPPAP comes from the coding sequence GTGCCGGAACCCGACTTTCCGAGTGACCTCGTCGATGCGTTCTGGGCGGTGGCGCGGCGGCTGCGGCACACCTCCGCCGAGCGGCTGGCGGACTGGGGGCTGTCGCCATCCCAGGCGAGGGCGCTGATGGTGCTGGCCCGGCACGGAGAGATGCGTCCCGGCGAGCTGGCCGGGCACCTGCGCATCGCGCCCCGCTCGGCGACCGAGGTCGTCGACGCCCTGGCCGGGCTCGGGATGGTGGAGCGCGCGGCGGACCCCGCCGACCGCCGGGCCGTGCTGCTGCGGCTGACCGTCGACGGCGCGGCGACCGCCGGCGCGATCCGGGCGGGCCGCGCCGACGAGGCGCAGCAGTTCTTCGGCAGGCTCGGCGACCACGACCGGGCCGAGCTCGCCCGGATCCTGGGCACCCTGCGCGACGAGGTGCACCGCGACGCCCACCGCGGACCGGGCTGCGCCCCACCCCCCGCCCCCTGA
- a CDS encoding phosphonate ABC transporter ATP-binding protein — protein sequence MSALLAVRGARVRYGDREVLHGVDVDVHAGELLAVLGANGSGKSTLLRAAAGLTPHLGRVLVDGRPRGRLDVALVFQRIHLVTRRTVLDNVCAGALGRLPLRSSLVPALFPRVLREEAMGCLDRVGFADRAHDRAGSLSGGQQQRVAVARALCQRARVLLADEPVSALDPAAAEQVLGLLAELAHTERLAVLAVLHQPDLAARHADRVVGLRSGHVVLDGPPGGDVRALYPDAADHREPAAALEAAP from the coding sequence GTGAGCGCGCTGCTGGCGGTCCGCGGCGCCCGGGTGCGCTACGGCGACCGCGAGGTCCTCCACGGCGTCGACGTCGACGTCCACGCCGGGGAGCTGCTCGCCGTCCTCGGCGCCAACGGCTCGGGCAAGTCGACGCTGCTGCGCGCCGCCGCCGGGCTGACCCCGCACCTCGGCCGGGTGCTCGTCGACGGCCGGCCGCGCGGACGGCTCGACGTCGCCCTGGTCTTCCAGCGGATCCACCTCGTCACCCGGCGCACCGTGCTCGACAACGTCTGCGCCGGCGCACTGGGACGGCTGCCGCTGCGGTCCTCGCTGGTCCCGGCCCTGTTCCCGCGGGTGCTGCGGGAGGAGGCGATGGGCTGCCTGGACCGCGTCGGCTTCGCCGACCGCGCCCACGACCGCGCCGGGTCGCTGTCCGGCGGGCAGCAGCAGCGGGTCGCCGTCGCCCGCGCACTGTGCCAGCGCGCCCGGGTCCTGCTCGCCGACGAGCCGGTGTCCGCCCTCGACCCGGCCGCCGCCGAGCAGGTGCTCGGCCTGCTCGCCGAGCTCGCCCACACCGAGCGCCTCGCCGTGCTCGCCGTCCTGCACCAGCCCGACCTCGCCGCCCGGCACGCCGACCGCGTCGTCGGGCTGCGGTCCGGGCACGTCGTCCTCGACGGACCACCCGGCGGCGACGTCCGAGCGCTCTACCCCGACGCCGCCGACCACCGTGAGCCGGCGGCCGCCCTGGAGGCCGCACCGTGA
- a CDS encoding TIGR03364 family FAD-dependent oxidoreductase: MTRTSDLLIVGAGVVGLAHAVEAVERGLDVTVLERDEHAVGASVRNFGHGCLTAQTGDALESATRGRGTWLRLGAEAGFGVAECGTVVVARSAEERAALEELAATRGDDVELLDPARVVDRVPVAREGLHGGAFLPRDIRVEQRRAVGAIAAWLAARPGAEIHFGCPVHGIDAAGSGSGGTGSGGTGSGAGGIAAGGIGYDSGDGPVVVRTGRGEFRAHRVLLCVGHDLDRLVPGLADDAGLRRCVLQMLQVRPHTLLMIGPAVLTGSSMLRYPALSGTAGAAALRERWRTERPELLDAGVNHMLTQLPGGDLVVGDTHHYDRTPEPWTDETLDDLLLAETRALLGTGVDVVRRWRGVYADAPGEFLIRPIAPATTAVAVTSGIGMTTAFGLAPAVLDRVL, from the coding sequence GTGACCCGGACGAGTGACCTCCTGATCGTCGGGGCCGGCGTCGTCGGCCTCGCCCACGCCGTCGAGGCCGTCGAGCGCGGCCTGGACGTGACCGTGCTCGAGCGTGACGAGCACGCCGTCGGGGCCTCGGTGCGCAACTTCGGCCACGGCTGCCTCACCGCCCAGACCGGCGACGCGCTGGAGTCCGCCACCCGTGGCCGCGGTACCTGGCTGCGGCTGGGCGCCGAGGCAGGGTTCGGCGTCGCCGAGTGCGGCACCGTGGTCGTGGCCCGGTCGGCGGAGGAGCGCGCCGCGCTCGAGGAGCTCGCGGCCACCCGGGGCGACGACGTCGAGCTGCTCGACCCGGCGCGGGTCGTCGACCGGGTCCCGGTCGCCCGCGAGGGACTGCACGGCGGGGCGTTCCTGCCGCGTGATATCCGGGTCGAGCAGCGCCGGGCAGTCGGGGCGATCGCGGCGTGGCTCGCGGCCCGGCCCGGTGCCGAGATCCACTTCGGCTGCCCGGTCCACGGCATCGACGCGGCCGGTTCCGGGTCCGGCGGGACCGGGTCCGGCGGGACCGGGTCCGGCGCGGGCGGGATCGCGGCGGGCGGGATCGGATACGACAGCGGCGACGGCCCGGTGGTCGTCCGCACCGGGCGCGGGGAGTTCCGGGCCCACCGGGTCCTCCTCTGCGTCGGTCACGACCTGGACCGCCTCGTCCCCGGCCTCGCCGACGACGCGGGCCTGCGGCGCTGTGTCCTGCAGATGCTGCAGGTCCGCCCGCACACCCTGCTCATGATCGGCCCGGCCGTGCTCACCGGCAGCTCGATGCTGCGCTACCCGGCCCTGTCGGGCACCGCGGGCGCGGCCGCGCTACGCGAGCGCTGGCGCACCGAGCGGCCGGAGCTGCTCGACGCGGGCGTCAACCACATGCTTACCCAGCTGCCCGGCGGCGACCTCGTCGTCGGCGACACCCACCACTACGACCGCACACCTGAGCCCTGGACCGACGAGACCCTCGACGACCTGCTGCTCGCCGAGACCCGGGCGCTGCTCGGGACCGGTGTCGACGTCGTCCGCCGCTGGCGGGGCGTCTACGCCGACGCCCCCGGCGAGTTCCTGATCCGCCCGATCGCACCGGCGACGACCGCCGTCGCGGTCACCTCCGGCATCGGCATGACCACCGCGTTCGGCCTCGCACCGGCCGTGCTCGACCGCGTCCTCTGA
- a CDS encoding zinc-binding dehydrogenase produces MTAPVTTARYARWDGVGAPFRLVTTALGEPGPGEALVEVDLATVCGSDLHTTRGHRSSPVPGVLGHEQVGRVVATAPGLHHVDGAPVRTGDRIVFSVAASCGECRRCRRGIPQKCTDLHKYGHAPLDEARPLTGGFATHCLLAPGTATVVVPSAVPDEVAAPASCATATVAAVLDAAGWPGPGARVLVTGAGMLGVTAAAMASRAGAVVVVADPHPDRRDRARRFGAADTVGTPPERAFDVALELSGAPAAVRTCLDALDVGGTAVLAGSVSPGPAVGLDPEHLVRGLHTVVGVHNYAPRHLTAAVAFLVAEHAQFPFAELTGGPWSLDALDDAFAAAGAPGAAPRQAVRP; encoded by the coding sequence ATGACAGCTCCCGTGACGACCGCCCGCTACGCCCGCTGGGACGGCGTCGGCGCCCCGTTCCGCCTGGTCACGACCGCGCTCGGCGAGCCGGGGCCGGGGGAGGCCCTGGTGGAGGTCGATCTGGCGACGGTATGCGGTTCGGACCTGCACACGACCCGCGGGCACCGCTCGTCGCCGGTGCCGGGCGTGCTCGGGCACGAGCAGGTCGGGCGGGTCGTCGCGACGGCGCCGGGCCTGCACCACGTCGACGGGGCGCCGGTCCGGACCGGCGACCGGATCGTCTTCTCGGTCGCCGCGTCCTGCGGGGAGTGCCGCCGCTGCCGTCGCGGGATCCCGCAGAAGTGCACCGACCTGCACAAGTACGGCCACGCCCCGCTGGACGAGGCCCGCCCGCTGACCGGCGGGTTCGCCACCCACTGCCTGCTCGCCCCGGGCACCGCGACAGTCGTCGTCCCCTCAGCTGTGCCCGACGAGGTCGCTGCACCCGCCTCGTGCGCGACGGCCACGGTCGCCGCGGTCCTCGACGCCGCCGGCTGGCCGGGCCCGGGAGCGCGGGTGCTGGTGACGGGCGCGGGCATGCTCGGTGTGACCGCGGCGGCGATGGCGTCCCGCGCGGGCGCCGTGGTCGTGGTCGCCGACCCGCACCCCGACCGCCGCGACCGGGCCCGCCGCTTCGGCGCCGCGGACACGGTCGGGACCCCGCCGGAGCGGGCGTTCGACGTCGCGCTGGAGCTGTCCGGTGCACCCGCCGCCGTGCGCACCTGCCTCGACGCGCTCGACGTCGGCGGCACCGCCGTCCTCGCCGGGTCGGTCTCACCCGGCCCCGCGGTGGGGCTCGATCCGGAACACCTGGTCCGTGGGCTGCACACGGTCGTCGGCGTGCACAACTACGCCCCCCGCCACCTCACCGCCGCGGTCGCGTTCCTCGTCGCCGAGCACGCGCAGTTCCCGTTCGCGGAGCTGACCGGCGGACCGTGGTCCCTCGACGCGCTCGACGACGCCTTCGCCGCCGCCGGGGCGCCGGGTGCGGCGCCGCGCCAGGCCGTGCGTCCCTGA
- a CDS encoding GntR family transcriptional regulator, producing the protein MGTPLHRTLADELRTRIRSGAIGVGEALPSEAELCREFSASRGPVRQALAALRDEGLIGGGQGRRPVVLDAVPAQPFESFLSFTRRAELTGHVPGQRLHEIALRHPSPAVAAALGLEPEDYAVQLIRLRLLDDRPAMLERMTYVEKVGRALLDADLNAGSIYALLTGQGVDLHAARHTFDAVAADELDASLLDVEVGHPLLRERRLTWDSAGDALEWSEDRYRPDVATVTVTNTRSGRGGFARE; encoded by the coding sequence GTGGGGACCCCGTTGCACCGCACACTGGCCGACGAGCTGCGCACCCGTATCCGCAGCGGCGCGATCGGGGTCGGCGAGGCGCTGCCGTCCGAGGCCGAGCTGTGCCGGGAGTTCTCGGCGTCGCGCGGCCCCGTCCGCCAGGCCCTGGCCGCCCTGCGCGACGAGGGCCTGATCGGCGGCGGGCAGGGCCGGCGCCCGGTGGTGCTCGACGCGGTACCCGCCCAGCCGTTCGAGTCGTTCCTGTCCTTCACCCGGCGCGCGGAGCTGACCGGCCACGTCCCGGGCCAGCGCCTGCACGAGATCGCGCTGCGGCACCCGTCGCCCGCGGTCGCGGCGGCGCTGGGCCTGGAGCCCGAGGACTACGCGGTCCAGCTGATCCGGCTGCGCCTGCTCGACGACCGTCCCGCGATGCTGGAGCGGATGACCTACGTGGAGAAGGTCGGGCGCGCCCTGCTCGACGCCGACCTCAACGCCGGGTCGATCTACGCCCTGCTCACCGGCCAGGGCGTCGACCTGCACGCAGCCCGGCACACCTTCGACGCCGTCGCCGCCGACGAGCTCGACGCGTCCCTGCTCGACGTCGAGGTCGGACACCCCCTACTCCGCGAACGGCGGCTGACCTGGGACTCCGCCGGGGACGCCCTCGAGTGGTCGGAGGACCGCTACCGCCCGGACGTCGCGACCGTGACGGTGACGAACACCCGCAGCGGGCGGGGTGGGTTCGCGCGGGAGTGA
- a CDS encoding phosphate/phosphite/phosphonate ABC transporter substrate-binding protein has translation MRRPRLLVVAALAASLALTACAGPSGPTAAESPTCPGGQIRMGIEPFEDPAKLVPAAEILGDALERRLNCPVQVQVTDDYAAEVLAMRNDRLEIGIFGPLGYVFASERAGAEPVASFGTATGELSAYTAGIWVPRGSDVTTVAQLRGRTLALGSVGSTSGDALPRKALLDAGLAPADVRVDYAGGHPEALLALTNGTVDAAEINSQQLASATASGTFDPAAFRRVWTSAPIPNDPVTVRGNLDPAFKAAVTDALLNLDAQAVGEIGALLDVTPPGKLVPVTRDTYAPLFELARTLGLTEKDVQ, from the coding sequence ATGCGCCGCCCCCGCCTGCTCGTCGTCGCCGCACTGGCCGCGAGCCTCGCCCTCACCGCCTGCGCCGGCCCGTCCGGCCCGACCGCCGCCGAGTCGCCCACCTGCCCCGGTGGGCAGATCCGGATGGGCATCGAACCCTTCGAGGACCCGGCGAAGCTCGTGCCCGCCGCGGAGATCCTCGGCGACGCCCTCGAACGCCGGCTGAACTGCCCGGTCCAGGTGCAGGTCACCGACGACTACGCGGCCGAGGTCCTCGCCATGCGCAACGACCGCCTGGAGATCGGGATCTTCGGCCCGCTCGGCTACGTCTTCGCCTCCGAGCGCGCCGGGGCCGAGCCGGTCGCCTCGTTCGGCACCGCGACCGGTGAGCTGTCCGCCTACACCGCCGGGATCTGGGTGCCGCGCGGTTCCGACGTCACCACGGTGGCCCAGCTGCGCGGCCGCACCCTCGCCCTGGGCTCGGTCGGCTCCACCTCCGGTGACGCCCTCCCGCGCAAGGCGCTCCTCGACGCCGGGCTCGCCCCCGCCGACGTCCGGGTCGACTACGCCGGCGGCCACCCCGAGGCGCTGCTCGCGCTGACCAACGGCACCGTCGACGCCGCCGAGATCAACTCCCAGCAGCTCGCCTCGGCCACCGCGTCGGGGACGTTCGACCCGGCGGCGTTCCGGCGGGTCTGGACCTCCGCACCGATCCCCAACGACCCGGTGACCGTGCGCGGCAACCTCGACCCGGCGTTCAAGGCCGCCGTCACCGACGCGCTGCTGAACCTCGATGCGCAGGCGGTGGGGGAGATCGGCGCGCTGCTCGACGTCACCCCGCCGGGGAAGCTCGTCCCGGTCACCCGCGACACCTACGCTCCGCTGTTCGAGCTGGCCCGCACGCTCGGCCTGACCGAGAAGGACGTCCAGTGA
- a CDS encoding YrhK family protein: MDIAENGRTLTVTVGHAELVVRRRYEALSIAKDVLIGICFLVGSILFLSDATTYAGTWLFVAGSVEMLVRPVIRLARHLHLRRISGNPPEAGHDF, from the coding sequence ATGGACATCGCCGAGAACGGCCGGACCCTCACCGTCACCGTCGGCCACGCCGAACTGGTGGTCCGCCGACGCTACGAGGCGCTCAGCATCGCCAAAGACGTCCTGATCGGGATCTGCTTCCTCGTCGGCAGCATCCTGTTCCTCTCCGACGCGACGACCTACGCCGGGACGTGGCTGTTCGTCGCCGGGTCGGTCGAGATGCTCGTCCGCCCGGTGATCCGGCTGGCCCGGCACCTGCACCTCCGCCGGATCTCGGGCAACCCGCCCGAGGCCGGTCACGACTTCTGA
- the phnE gene encoding phosphonate ABC transporter, permease protein PhnE gives MTTTAPEVRRVPVPPRRRDPRTLALVATVVVVLLVVHVIAWRTTEMSFATLLGGVDGMAEFLTEAVPPDLSWAVLGPSLQGALVTLWIGLLGTTLSIPFALALALAAARGTAPGPVTYQAARGLLSFLRAVPDVVFALVFVTAVGLGPFPGVLALVLHNIGVMGKLWAETVEDADPGPPTALRSAGAGRLQVAVHALLPSVTPQLVGLLLYRFDVNVRSSLVLGLVGAGGIGFLINQSIQLFRFDEMLTHILVVLVLIVAVDQLSALVRRRLGSDT, from the coding sequence GTGACCACCACCGCACCGGAGGTCCGCCGCGTCCCCGTCCCGCCGCGGCGCCGCGACCCGCGCACCCTCGCCCTGGTCGCGACGGTCGTCGTCGTGCTGCTCGTCGTGCACGTCATCGCCTGGCGCACCACCGAGATGTCGTTCGCGACGCTGCTCGGCGGCGTCGACGGCATGGCCGAGTTCCTCACCGAGGCGGTCCCGCCCGACCTGTCCTGGGCGGTCCTGGGGCCGAGCCTGCAGGGGGCCCTGGTCACGCTGTGGATCGGGCTGCTCGGCACCACCCTGTCGATCCCGTTCGCGCTGGCGCTCGCCCTGGCCGCCGCGCGCGGCACCGCCCCCGGGCCGGTCACCTACCAGGCCGCCCGCGGCCTGCTGTCGTTCCTGCGTGCCGTGCCCGACGTCGTGTTCGCACTGGTCTTCGTCACCGCGGTCGGGCTCGGCCCGTTCCCCGGGGTGCTCGCGCTGGTCCTGCACAACATCGGCGTGATGGGCAAGCTCTGGGCCGAGACCGTCGAGGACGCCGACCCCGGCCCGCCCACCGCGCTGCGCTCCGCGGGCGCCGGACGGCTGCAGGTCGCCGTGCACGCGCTGCTGCCGTCGGTCACCCCGCAGCTGGTGGGGCTGCTGCTCTACCGCTTCGACGTCAACGTCCGCTCGTCGCTGGTGCTCGGCCTGGTCGGCGCCGGCGGCATCGGGTTCCTCATCAACCAGTCCATCCAGCTGTTCCGGTTCGACGAGATGCTCACCCACATCCTCGTCGTGCTGGTGCTGATCGTCGCGGTCGACCAGCTGTCCGCGCTGGTCCGCCGCCGTCTCGGGAGTGACACGTGA
- a CDS encoding phosphonatase-like hydrolase: MIRLAALDIAGTTVDEGGAVYRVLAEVVREAGHAGDDAAIRRWMGADKREALAALTGCGDPAHVEELHDAFVAALADAYAAAPPRPLPGVTRACAALRAAGTAVVLTTGFDRQVTDPLLAALPAAFTDALDAVVCAEEVGAGRPDPAMVHRAMALTGVEDPGAVLTAGDTVLDVQAGRNAAAGRVVAVLSGAQTRAELLAAGPTDVVDGVADLPGL; the protein is encoded by the coding sequence GTGATCCGACTCGCCGCACTGGACATCGCCGGGACCACCGTCGACGAGGGGGGAGCGGTCTACCGGGTCCTCGCCGAGGTCGTCCGGGAGGCCGGGCACGCGGGCGACGACGCCGCGATCCGCCGCTGGATGGGCGCCGACAAGCGCGAGGCGCTGGCCGCGCTCACCGGATGCGGCGACCCGGCCCACGTCGAGGAGCTGCACGACGCCTTCGTCGCCGCGCTCGCCGACGCCTACGCCGCCGCACCGCCGCGCCCGCTGCCCGGCGTGACCAGGGCGTGCGCGGCGCTACGCGCCGCCGGGACCGCCGTCGTGCTCACCACGGGCTTCGACCGGCAGGTGACCGACCCCCTGCTGGCCGCGCTGCCGGCGGCGTTCACGGACGCGCTCGACGCCGTGGTCTGCGCCGAGGAGGTCGGCGCGGGCCGGCCCGACCCGGCGATGGTCCACCGGGCGATGGCGCTGACCGGGGTCGAGGACCCCGGTGCGGTCCTCACCGCGGGCGACACGGTGCTCGACGTGCAGGCCGGCCGCAACGCCGCCGCCGGGCGGGTGGTCGCGGTGCTGTCCGGCGCGCAGACCCGCGCCGAGCTCCTCGCGGCCGGGCCGACCGACGTCGTCGACGGCGTCGCCGACCTCCCCGGGCTCTGA